A genomic segment from Lignipirellula cremea encodes:
- a CDS encoding DUF58 domain-containing protein: MIPREVLRKIRRIQIRTSHLADNLLAGQYHSAFKGRGIEFEEVRPYQVGDDVRAIDWNVTARSGETYVKLFREERQLTVNLLVDLSASQGLGTHWQSKRELVTELGAALAFSAIKNNDQVGLTLFTDQIEKIVPPASGSRHVLRVIRDLLYTQPIGSGTSLSQALDHLCRGRKRRSVVFLVSDFQDTGYERSLKIARRKHDIIPIVAADQREFELPNVGLLELIDSETGQAVQLDTSNKRQRRWYAEQSQQRAEERDRLFRRLRMDPIHVFTGEDFVDPLRKFFQNRERRR, translated from the coding sequence ATGATCCCCCGCGAAGTCTTGCGCAAGATTCGCCGTATCCAGATTCGCACTTCGCATCTGGCCGACAACCTGCTGGCCGGGCAGTACCATTCGGCCTTCAAGGGTCGCGGCATCGAGTTCGAAGAGGTCCGGCCGTACCAGGTCGGCGACGACGTTCGCGCCATCGACTGGAACGTGACGGCCCGCTCGGGCGAGACCTACGTGAAGCTGTTCCGCGAAGAGCGACAGCTGACGGTCAACCTGCTGGTCGACCTGAGCGCCTCGCAGGGGCTGGGGACGCACTGGCAATCGAAGCGCGAGCTGGTGACAGAACTTGGCGCCGCCCTGGCGTTCTCGGCGATCAAAAACAACGACCAGGTCGGACTGACGCTGTTCACCGACCAGATCGAAAAAATCGTGCCGCCGGCCAGCGGCAGTCGTCATGTGTTGCGAGTGATCCGCGATCTGCTATACACGCAGCCGATCGGCAGCGGCACCAGCCTGTCCCAGGCGCTGGATCATTTGTGCCGCGGTCGCAAGCGCCGGTCGGTCGTGTTCCTGGTCAGCGATTTCCAGGATACCGGTTATGAACGCTCGCTGAAAATCGCCCGGCGGAAGCACGATATCATTCCGATCGTGGCAGCCGACCAGCGAGAGTTTGAGCTGCCCAATGTGGGCCTGCTGGAACTGATCGATTCCGAAACCGGCCAGGCCGTGCAGCTGGACACCTCGAACAAACGCCAGCGACGCTGGTACGCCGAACAATCCCAGCAACGGGCTGAAGAGCGGGACCGTCTGTTTCGCCGACTCCGCATGGACCCCATCCACGTATTCACGGGCGAGGACTTCGTCGACCCGCTCCGCAAGTTTTTCCAGAACCGAGAACGCCGACGATGA